CTGAAAGCATCACCATTGATGGCAAACGCTTAAGCTATAGTGAGGAAACATCACCAGAGGCCGTTGACTGGGCGGCACTGGGCATTGATCTCTTGTTAGAATGTTCCGGTAAATATCGCACAGATGAGCTGCTTCAACCATTTTTAGATGCAGGCATTAAAAAAGTGCTGGTGGCTTGCCCGGTTAAAACCGAAGGCGCGCTCAATATCGTCTATGGGGTGAACGAGCATCTTTATGACGCAGATACGCACAATATCATTACGGCAGCATCTTGCACCACCAACTGCATTGCGCCTGCCATTAAAGTGCTGCATGAAAAAATCGGTATTGAACGTGGTTCCTTCACCACCATTCATGACCTGACCAATACCCAAGTTATTGTAGATAGCCCGCATAAAGATTTACGCCGGGCGCGCTCAGGTGTGAATTCACTGGTCCCGACAACAACGGGTTCTGCCACCGCTGTCGCGGTTATTTATCCCGAACTTAAAGGTAAGCTCGATGGTCATGCGGTGCGCGTTCCACTGCTCACCGGATCACTCACTGATTTTTGCTTTGAGATGAAACGCGAAATTACTGCTGAAGAGGTCAACGCCCTGTTTGAAGAAGCAGCCAATGGGGAATTGAAGGATATTCTTGGTTTTGAAAAACGCCCCTTGGTTTCCACCGATTTCACCACCGATGCGCGCTCGGTCATTATTGATGGGCCAAGTACCATTGTGGTCGATGGCACCCACCTGAAAGTTTATCTGTGGTATGATAACGAATGGGGTTATGTGAGCCGTATGATCGATATTGCCCAGATGATTTCTGAAAAAACATGACCAACGAGCTTAAAAACTACGCCTGTGTAACAGCCAGCTATTGGGGCTTCACCTTATCAGATGGGGCCTTGCGCATGCTGGTCCTGTTACATTTCCACCATCTTGGCTACACTCCGCTGGACCTTGCCTTTCTGTTTCTTCTTTATGAAGCCATGGGCATTGTGACCAACTTTGTCGGGGGGTGGATTGGCGCGCGTTTTGGTCTCAGGCTCACTTTATTTGCAGGGCTTTCAACCCAGATTGTCGCCCTCACCATGCTTTCCTTATTACAAGAAGGCTGGACGATTGCCTTTTCTGTCGCCTATGTCATGGCGGCTCAAGCCCTAAGCGGGGTTGCCAAGGACCTAACCAAAATGTCCTCTAAAAGTGCAGTCAAACTGGTGGTGGCCGATGAAGGGCTTTTGTTTAAATGGGTCTCGCTCCTCACCGGATCAAAAAATGCGCTCAAAGGCATTGGCTTTTTCTTGGGCGGACTTTTGCTGGAAATGCTGGGCTTTCAAATGGCGCTTTGGTCAATGGCAGGGGCATTGGCCTTAATCTTGATCTTTGCCGTTGCTGCTGTTCAGCGGGAGCTTGGGAAAGCCAAATCCAAGATCACGGGCAAAGATCTGTTTTCCAAATCACGCGAGATCAACATCCTGTCTTTTGCACGC
This region of Candidatus Terasakiella magnetica genomic DNA includes:
- a CDS encoding ArsJ-associated glyceraldehyde-3-phosphate dehydrogenase; this translates as MTLRVAINGFGRMGKLVLRAGWDNPELEFVHINEPKGGADCAAHLLEFDTVHGTWGHEISSTPESITIDGKRLSYSEETSPEAVDWAALGIDLLLECSGKYRTDELLQPFLDAGIKKVLVACPVKTEGALNIVYGVNEHLYDADTHNIITAASCTTNCIAPAIKVLHEKIGIERGSFTTIHDLTNTQVIVDSPHKDLRRARSGVNSLVPTTTGSATAVAVIYPELKGKLDGHAVRVPLLTGSLTDFCFEMKREITAEEVNALFEEAANGELKDILGFEKRPLVSTDFTTDARSVIIDGPSTIVVDGTHLKVYLWYDNEWGYVSRMIDIAQMISEKT
- the arsJ gene encoding organoarsenical effux MFS transporter ArsJ, with amino-acid sequence MTNELKNYACVTASYWGFTLSDGALRMLVLLHFHHLGYTPLDLAFLFLLYEAMGIVTNFVGGWIGARFGLRLTLFAGLSTQIVALTMLSLLQEGWTIAFSVAYVMAAQALSGVAKDLTKMSSKSAVKLVVADEGLLFKWVSLLTGSKNALKGIGFFLGGLLLEMLGFQMALWSMAGALALILIFAVAAVQRELGKAKSKITGKDLFSKSREINILSFARIFLFASRDVWFVVGLPIFMAEKLGWSFDEIGLFMAAWIVGYGIIQAFVPKITRKTTDAKSGANAAKLWGFILFILPASLTAACYYLPDDITWILISGLLVFALVFAVNSSVHSFLIVAYSDADKVSLSVGFYYMANAVGRLLGTLLSGLVYQMAGLEACLGVSALMVLIAATSVMFLNKKGQNEISPT